A window of Cygnus atratus isolate AKBS03 ecotype Queensland, Australia chromosome 24, CAtr_DNAZoo_HiC_assembly, whole genome shotgun sequence contains these coding sequences:
- the G0S2 gene encoding G0/G1 switch protein 2, with protein sequence METMHELIPFAKELLSQKPNRKMVKLYMLGSVLAFFGVVIGLVEAVCSPFTSEGRLEEEEEKKPTPTRGQMLPQKQEDLILEKSKKPVVMQRAQVTRQHAS encoded by the coding sequence atggaaaccaTGCATGAGCTGATCCCCTTTGCCAAAGAACTGCTCAGCCAGAAGCCCAACAGGAAAATGGTCAAGCTGTACATGCTGGGCAGCGTGCTGGCCTTCTTCGGTGTGGTCATCGGTCTGGTGGAAGCAGTGTGCAGTCCTTTCACCTCTGAAGGGAGgctagaggaggaggaggagaagaaaccTACCCCAACACGAGGGCAAATGCTTCCTCAGAAACAGGAGGATTTGATCTTGGAAAAGAGCAAGAAGCCGGTGGTGATGCAGCGGGCCCAGGTGACCAGGCAGCATGCCTCCTAA